From Juglans regia cultivar Chandler chromosome 6, Walnut 2.0, whole genome shotgun sequence, the proteins below share one genomic window:
- the LOC108982522 gene encoding non-specific lipid-transfer protein 8, whose amino-acid sequence MKPLEIALPTVATVMLLLLLAPASEAVITCSNVVNYLRPCVNYLVKGTGKPPATCCSGASALASASSTSADKRAACDCIKTAAKKINPNVQAAQALPGNCGISLPFTISPNVDCSKVG is encoded by the exons ATGAAACCCCTCGAAATTGCACTTCCAACGGTGGCCACTGTTATGCTACTTCTTTTACTAGCCCCAGCTTCGGAGGCTGTGATTACATGTAGCAACGTGGTTAATTACCTCAGACCTTGTGTGAACTACCTGGTGAAAGGCACTGGGAAGCCACCAGCTACTTGTTGTTCTGGAGCCTCGGCTCTTGCTTCTGCATCATCAACCTCTGCTGATAAGAGGGCTGCCTGTGACTGCATCAAGACAGCAgccaagaaaataaatccaaatGTCCAAGCAGCCCAGGCTCTTCCTGGAAATTGCGGAATCAGTTTGCCATTCACTATTTCACCAAACGTGGACTGTTCCAA GGTTGGTTGA